One Synechococcus sp. Nb3U1 genomic window, TATTGGCCACCCCAACCGACTTGAGATCCCCCACCGTTTTTACCCCCACTTCTGCCAAGCGCTTGGCAACGGTTGGGCCAATGTTCTTCAACTCACTTAGAGGTATCGAATCCTGCATACGCCCTCCTGTTTAACCTCAGCCCTGCTCTACCTAGCACCCCTACCCAGACCCAAACCATCTGAAATCTCGATGTTCGTCTGCTTATGCAACTGAGTGCATAACTAGAATGTATATACACCCAGTTGCATACGTCAAGAGGGATCCCTTGGCCTTAACCCACGCAATTTTGGCAGCCTTACAGGAAGAACCCTGCAGCGGTTACGACCTGACCAAACGGTTCGATGGCTCTGTTGGTTTTTTTTGGCAAGCTAGCCACCAGCAGATCTATCGGGAGCTGAGCAAACTGGAGGAGATGGGCCTATTGCAATCGGAGGTGATCCGCCAAACTCACCGACCGGACAAAAAGATTTACCGGGTCACCCCCAAAGGGCTGAATTACCTGCGCCAGTGGATTATGGAACCAGGGGCAGCCTCCCCGACACGGGATGAGCTGCTGGTGAAAACCTTCGTCGGGCACTTGGTGGATTGGCCTGCTTTCAAAGCCCTACTCGAACAACAACGGGGGCAACATCTGGAGCGACTGGCCATTTACCGCCGCATCGAAGAGCAATACTTTGCCGATCCCAAAACTTTGCCGCGACACTACCGTTTTCAGTACGCCACCCTCCGCAAAGGGATCCGTTTTGAGGAATCTTGGTTAGCTTGGTGTGAGGAGATCATGCTGCTGCTGCAACCGGATCTGCCTTAACCTACCGCTTGACCAGATCGACGCGACCGATTGGTACAACAGAGGAGAAAAGGTCTACATTGCCGTAGGGGGATCCCATGACTGCTCAACGTTCCGGCCCACCTCCAATTGTCTATATTCTCTTGCTGGGTTTGCTGGGGGGTGGCGGCTGGTATGCGTATAGCTCTGGCCTGCTGAATGCCCAACTCAATCCTTCTAAGACTGAGTCTACACCTACTCAGGCAGGGATCCCTGCCACTCAACCGACCCAGTTACAAAAAACAACACCAACTCAACCTCAAGCCCAAGTTCCCAATGCACCGGCGAACCCCATCAATTTGGATACCTCCTTGCCAAACCCGGCCGTGATCCAGATGGATGGCAGCGTCACCATGGTTCGCATTGTCTTGGCTTTGCGAGCCGGCTATACCCAAAGGAACCCCAGTATTCCCATCACCTACGGGATCCCGGATGGTAAACCGAATGGATCCAATGCTGGCATGCAGGCTCTCATGAATGGCCAAATTCAGCTTGCTGCTACCTCTCGCCCGCTGAATGCCACTGAAGTTCAAGCCGGTATACAAGCCATCCCGATTGCCAAAGATGCGCTGGCGGTGGCAGTGAGTATCAATAACCCTTACAAAGGCGGCCTGACGCTGCAGCAGCTAGCGGATATTTTTCAGGGGCGCATCACCAATTGGAGCCAAGTGGGTGGGCCGAACCGCCCCATTCGCGTTCTTAACCGGGCCCGCCAGAGCGGCACCTATACCGTTTTCCAAGATTTGGTTTTGTTGGGGTTATCTTTTGCCCCGGATGGGCCGAATTTCACCACTGCTAGTGAAGATGCTACCACACCGCTTTTGCGTGCTCTCGGTGAAGATGGCATTACTTACAGCACTGTAGACCAAGTGGAAAATCAGCAAACGGTGCGGATTGTGCCCATCGATGGCCAGATGCCCACCCGCGAGGCCATCCAAAGGGGCAGCTACCCTTTGTCCCGCAGTGTGTTCCTAGCCGTACCTCAGCAAACCAGCCCTGCTGTGGCCAATTTCATCAACTACGCCGCCTCTGATGCAGGTCAGCAGATCATCTCCCGCACCGAGTTCATCCCCCTGAGGTAGCTCCGAAGCTTCCGCCGATTTCGCCGATTTCTATTCACCTGTAAAGTTCTTGAGCTTGCTCGGCAGTGGGTTCCACGCCTACCTAGGGGAGTGCCCTCAGTTTTCTCGACGCATGGCGCTCTCATGCCACTTGCCCAACATCTTGTCGGATAAAGCACTCATGGAAACAAAGATCAAGATCCCCAAGCTGGTGACCATGATCAGGGCCGCAAACATTCGGGGCACCTGCAAATTAAAGCTGGAAATCAAAATTTGGTAGGCGATCCCGGCCCGTTGGCCACCCGTACCGGCAACAAACTCAGCCACCACAGCCCCAATCAAAGACAAACCACCACTGATGCGCAACCCTCCCATAAAGTAGGGCATAGCACTAGGCAAACGCAGATAGATCAGGGTTTGCCAACGATTGGCTTTATAAAGCTGGAACAGGTTCAGCAAATTGTGGTCGGCGCTATTTAGGCCCAGGGTGGTATTGGAAATAATCGGGAAAAAGGCCACAATCCAGGCGCAAACTACCATGGCAGCAAAAGTGTTGTTACGTAACCAAATGATGATCAGCGGCGCGATCGAGACAATTGGCATGGTCTGCAAAATCACCGCATAAGGGAAAAAGCTGCGCTCAATCCACTTGCTTTGGGTAAACAAAATCGAGATTAAAAGCCCCGATATCGTGGCACAAAAGAAGGCCACCACCGTAATTTGCAGCGTGATCAGCAGGGAAGGGAAAAGCGTTCCCCATTCTTGAAACAGAGTTTGCACCACCAAAATCGGCCCTGGCAACAGGTAGTGGGGCATTCCCGTCACTCGCACCGCCACTTCCCAGCCCACCAAGAAGAGGATCCCGACGATCACTGGGGCAATGATATCCAGATTGAACCATTTGCGCAGGTTCAGCCCTGTGGGTGATATCACGGGAGTACTCTTCACAGAGGCAGTATCTGTCTGTGGGGGTCTGAGTTTTTCTCCAACCGTACCGGCCAGTTTGGGCAGATCCCAATCCGGCAAGTGCAGGGGAAAGTCCTCAGCTACGCCCAAAAGGGATCCCAGCCAGCGGTGCAGCCTGGTCAGAATTGGGGTGAAACGGTCGAACATCATCGTGGGGTTTGGGGGTGAAAGGGCGCTAAACAACAGAAAACAAAGTAAATAAACAAGGGATCCCGTTAGCGGGAACGTCCAGCTGAGAGAGGGCGCAGGTGATGATCCTGAGCGGTACCGTGCATGGCTTCTTGCAAACGGGCCGAAACTTCGCGGCAGTAGTCGTTGTAGAGGGGTGAGGTGCGAAACTCCTCCGAGCGGGGATAGGGCGCATCGATGGGGATATCGGCCACCACCCGACCTGGGCGAGCTGCCATCACCACCACTCGATTGGAGAGGTAAACTGCCTCATAAATGTTGTGGGTGACAAAGATCACCGTCCAGCGTTTTGCTTGCCATAGTTCCAGTACATCACTGTTTAATTTGCTGCGGGTGATCTCATCCAAGGCCCCAAACGGTTCATCCATCAACAGCACTTGGGGTTTGGTGACCAGCGCTCGGGCAATGGAAACCCGCATCCGCATCCCACCCGATAACTCCCGTGGAAAACTGCGCTCAAACCCCCGTAAACTCACCAGTTGCAACGATTCCAACACATCTTGGTCGGCCTTTTGCTTGGGTTCACCCGCCAGCTTGAGGGGAAGCCGCACATTGTCCATCACTGTTGCCCAAGGCATGAGAGCTGGTTCTTGGAAGACAAAAGCCAGCTTGGGGTTCTCCGTCAAGGATTGACCCCATTCGATGGAGCCTGTGGTCATACCCCCCAGACCCGCGATCAGCCGCAGCACCGTACTTTTGCCACAACCGGATGGCCCTACCAAGCTGACAAACTGCCCTTCTTGGATGGTCATGTTCATGTCTTGCAAAGCCACCGTGCCATTGGAGTAAACTTTGCTGACATGGCTGAGGGTAATCACAGGAGCGGACATAGCTAACAATTCCTAAGGCTGAGGATAACGGGATCCCATTCCAAACAGGACGGGGCAACCTATTCATCGTAGACAGAATAGCCCTCACCGCCGCTGCTACTTGGTAGGCATGACTACAACTTTTGCCCTCAGGTCAGCCTTTTGGGGAGTTTCTCACGGAAAACTTGCGAGATACAGATCCTGAAGTTTGGCTATTTCGGTTCCATTGGGTTGGGTTGACCTTGACTCCGCGCTCGTTGATCTCTGCGGTTTATGTCGAATGACTGGAAGCTTGTTTTCTGAAAGCGGGGTTACAGGGTTGTGAGCACAGGAGGCGCAACTTTGACTGCGCTTAGGCAACGCATGGAAGAGCAGAGTTAGAACGATTACCCGAAAGACTGTTGGCAGTTGTAGTGAAAGCAGAGACTGCCTTCCTTACCTCAACAGCAACGTGCTAACGCGAGGTTAGTAGAATGCAGCGAATTTTGTTCAACACTACTTCAATACCACTGCTGGGCATAAAGCCGCTGTACCAGGTAAAACACCAGCAGATTGACATCCACCCGCCGTTCATCGATCATGAACGACTCAATGGTGCTGGCTGGGGATCCCTCGGTAGCACAGCGAAAGAACTTACGACCGTTGAGGGATCCCTCGGCGAACAACACACTAAATTGCTTTTTTCCGCCCGCAAAGGAGCCAAGCAAGGTTTTTCCCTCTAGGCGCAGTTGCAGATCCTCCACTCCCCGTTTTTGAAAAGCAGCCACCGCAGCTGGGATCACATCCTCAGTGATTTCTTGCTCAAAGGGTTTTTCTTCTTTAGCTTTAGCTGCTTTCTTGCCAGCTGCTTTTGGGGTTGCTTCAGCACCATCTGACTCGGGGGCAGCTGGTTTGGCAGCTTTGGCTCGAGAGGGCTTTTGGGCAGCGGCCTCTTCGGGCACAGAGGTTTCCGGGGTAGGTTCTCCAGACATAGGAAAAGCGCTCCAGCGATAAGTGCAGACAGAAATCCAGTTCAACAAGCAATGAGCAAGATACTAGCCTTTGGGGATGTACTGACCGACAATTTCTTCCGCCGGGATCTGGGGGAAACCCATGCTGAAGTTGGGGGTACGCCCCTGTAGGTTGTAGGCGATCTCCCCTTGCTTAAGCAGAGACCGAATGAAGTGCTCCAGATCCGATCCAATACGGCGCATATTGTACTCCGTTAAGTCCCGACCTTTGTAGCCCGCTACCAACTCCTCGAAGTGGGCATAGACCTTCTGGAGGGCGGCATCATTCCAGACCAGCTCGTTGTCCGGATCAACATCCAGGGTGAACAGGTCTTCTCGGGGCAGGAAGTCGTTATTCGCCGTGACCTCACCAGCAAAAATATGAACGTGGCGGGTGGTGCATTTCAGCATTGCAATGGCTCCGGTTGGGATCCTACGCTTTTTCTTAAGGTATCATCCCTCTTGCTGCTCAGAGGATCTCTGCTGCCAAGATTCCAGAAGATCGCTATTATGACTGGGCTGGGGCTCACGGAAAGACGGGCCTGCAAAGTCTCTGGGTCACCACAGATACTTCAAGGTTTGGGCACGACAGGACTTGAGCTGGTCAAATCGGTAGTGGTGAGAGCAACCAGTAGTGCTTCCGGGCTGACGGGAAACGGCAAGTGATGAATGTCTGATCCTGCTTGGCAGGCCACTTGAGCTGCTTGTAGGAGTTCGGCGGATCCCAGATGAGCTAGGTTCAAATCTCGCAAATTGAGGGGCAAGCCCACCTGACGATAAAACTCCATCAACTGGGTACGTGCCGCCAAAGCCAATTGACTCCCTTGCAGGATCTCTTCGAGGCGCAATTGGGCCAGGATCCCGAAGGCAACCTTTTCGCCGTGCAGGGTGGCACGATGCCCCAACAGATGTGTCAAACCATTGTGAACCGCATGGGCTGCTACTGTACGACATTTGGCCCCTCCCATGCCGCCGACGATCCCCGCCAGGCAAATACAGGCATCGACCACCTGCTTCCAGGCCACTCCACCGGGTCTTTGTAGGGCCGCCAGGGATCCCTGGAGCAGCAAATCCCGCAAAACGCGGGCCTGTTGCACTGCCCCAATTACCAAGGCATCCTCAGAAGCGCCACTACTGACGGAAGACTCATACCACTTGGCCAAGGCATCCCCAATTCCAGCTACCAAGGTGCGCGGTGGGGCTTGTCGAATCAGGTTGTAGTCGAGAATAAGGGCATCAGGCGCTTTGTCCAACGCCACATCCTGTTGAAAGGCTCCGGCATTGGAGTAGATATTGGAGAGAGCGCTCCAGGCGGCACAAGTGGCTGCAGAAGTGGGCACGGTCACAATCGGGAGCCGCAATCGATGGGCTACTAATTTGGACGCATCTAGGGCTTTGCCTCCACCCACCCCCAGGATGCCGGTGATCTGTTCCGCTGTTGTCAGAGCCTGCAAACGCTCCAACTCTAACTCGCTACAATCCACACCGTAGGTTGTCCAGTGGGTTCGAATCTCTGGATCCCGAGCAAAATTTTGCTCAAGAGCCGGCTGCACCACCGCCAAGGATCGTTCTCCCCCGATCACCAGCACATGGGATCCCAGTACAGTTAGGGGAACCCACTCTAGAATGTGGTGCCCCCGATACACTCGGCCTGGGGCAGGAATGGCAACATCAAAATCCAACTCAAAGTCAGAAGGGGTGCTCAACATCGGCAACAGCTTGGCAGGAAAGGGCTCAACAGCGGCTTAGTGTCCAGGAACACAGTGATGCTCCTAGCTGTAAATCTTATCTTGCCTCAGTCAGATACTCTGCCCAAAGCTAATTCAAAGCGGATAAGTACAGCCATCATCAGCGACACTGAAGCTAGCAAAAGGCTGGAGGTGTTGTACTCTATGACACAAATCTCTTCCAAAGATAGCCTATCCATCCAGGGATCCCTTCAACCTGGGGCCCTTCACTTGTCCAGCCCATTTAGTCCTCCCTCTCAACCCATGTCTCGTCCAGAGCGGCAAGCTGCTGGTCAGGCGTTGCGTCAAACTGTACCCCGATCCCTTCACCGAGAATGGCAACCCTCTCAGGCCCGTCAGGATCCGATTGCGCTCATTGAATTGAACAGTCCAACCAGGGGCGGAGGGCAGAGTTAATCCCAATTCGTTACTGGCGCATGATGCAATCTCCGTTCACGTTTCTACGGGGTAGCGCGATTGTTATGACAGCGGATTTGGCCACTACACCCTATACCGGGATCCCGGTACAAGCCTGTGGAGATTGTCATCTGCTGAATTTTGGTGGATTTGCCACCCCCGAACGAAATCTAGTCTTTGATATCAACGATTTTGACGAGACCTTGATAGCGCCCTGGGAATGGGATCTAAAACGACTGGCAACCAGTATTTATGTCGCTGGCCAAGCCTTACAACTGCCAGATCTTGCCTGTGTTGTAGCAACCCGAGCTTGCGCCCGAGCCTATCGACTGGCTCTAGCCCAATACAGCCAAATGCGAACCTTGGATGTGTGGTATGCCCGATTGGATGCGGATTGGCTAATTGAGCATGCGCCGGATACAGATACACGCAAGCATTGGATAGACATGGCGAAGAGAGCCTTTCAACAAAATATGAGTCGAAAAGCTCAAAAAATAACAGAAAAAATCAATGGAAAATGGCAATTTATTGAGGATTATCCTCTATTATTTCATCCTCCTAATCGCTCGGATTATTTTTCAGAAGTAGCCACTCTTTTTGAGGACTACCGAGATAGTTTACAGTGGGATAGACAGTTCTTATTAGATCGCTATCAATTGGTGGATGTAGCCCTCAAGGTTGTGGGAGTGGGTAGTGTCGGCACCCATTGTGGTGTAGCCTTGTTATTAGATGCTAATGGGGATCCCCTGCTGTTACAGTATAAACAAGCCCAGCCCTCCGTCTTAGAATCTCATCTAGAACCATCTACACATGAGCATGCAGGGCAACGCATTGTCACAGGGCAACGTTTGATCCAAGCCGCCAGTGATATTTTTCTGGGTTGGACGAGCAATACTGACGGACAAGACTTTTATTTTCGGCAATTAAAAGATTGGAAAACCTCTGTTAAGCTCAAAGGAATGTCAGCCTGTAGCCTGGAAGACTACTCTGAGATTTGTGGTTCTGCTCTGGCTCGTACTCATTCTCGGACGGGGGATGCAGCAATGATCAGCGGATATCTGGGAAAGACAGACACTTTTGATCAATTGATCACAGATTTTGCAATAGCTTATGCCCATCAAGTGGAGTTAGACTTTCAACGCCTAATAGAGGCAGTGAAATCTGGGCGCATCACTGCTAAAGAAAGGTAAAATAGGACTTGTTTGAAGTATAGATCTTACTAGCTCTTAAGTCAAGTAACCTATACAATAGTATTATTTTTTAGACTAGGAAGTTGAACCGTTACCATCGTTCCCGAAAAAGATGATTCAATCAACAGTTCGCCTTTGTGAGCTGTAATAATTCGCTTGCAGATAGCTAGCCCCAGCCCTGTTCCTGAAGGTTTTGTAGAGCAAAAAGGGGTAGTGAGTTTTGGTAATATATCGGTTGGTATAGGTTCACCCTTATTATGAAACTGAATAGTTATGTAACCAGGATTAACATCTGAAATAATGGAGCAAGTGACTGTTTCTTGAAGAGGAATTGCTTCAAAGGCATTTCGTAGTATGTTGATAAAAACCTGCCTTAGCTTATCCTTATCCGCTAACACGGAAAAAACTTGCCTTTCACGACAGTAACTCACAAAACGTCCTTTGGCTTCAGGTAGTTCTTGCACCTGACTAATGATGTCATCCAAAAACTCACCAGCATCTAGGCTGACAAGATTCAGAATTTGTGGTTTGGCATAACTCAGTATTTCTTGCAGCAATCGATTGAGTCGCTGTGCTTCTTCAACAGCAAGAGTAAGTCTCTCTTGATCAGCATCGGATTTTAATCTTCGTTCAGCATATTCTAACCCCATCTCGATCGTGGTCAGTGGGTTTCGCACCTCGTGAACGATCATAGCTGTAAATTCACCAATAGCAGCCAAGCGCTCTCGCTCAAGGAAGTTCTCTTGGGATTTTTTTAGCTCAGCAGAATAAGATAAAACTTCTTGAGACAAGCACTGATTTAATCTCAATTGCTGTTGATAAAGCCGATGATTTTCGATGGCGATAGAGGTTCTTTGTGCAAATAGCTCAATGATGTTAATTTCAGAAGCAAGAAAGAGTCTTGGCTTTTCCAGAAAGGAGCAGATTGTGCCAATGACATCCCCATCTCCAATTTTAAGGGGTACGCCTAAATAAGCAAGATAGTTCGAAGGCACTTTGTTGGAGTAAAGAAGCTGGCGACTATCAGGGATGATCACTGGCTTTCCAGATTGGATTACGTCTTCAATTAAAGTGTCATGCAGCAAAAAACCACTATTCTGATCCATTTCAATAG contains:
- a CDS encoding PadR family transcriptional regulator encodes the protein MALTHAILAALQEEPCSGYDLTKRFDGSVGFFWQASHQQIYRELSKLEEMGLLQSEVIRQTHRPDKKIYRVTPKGLNYLRQWIMEPGAASPTRDELLVKTFVGHLVDWPAFKALLEQQRGQHLERLAIYRRIEEQYFADPKTLPRHYRFQYATLRKGIRFEESWLAWCEEIMLLLQPDLP
- a CDS encoding phosphate ABC transporter substrate-binding protein, with the protein product MTAQRSGPPPIVYILLLGLLGGGGWYAYSSGLLNAQLNPSKTESTPTQAGIPATQPTQLQKTTPTQPQAQVPNAPANPINLDTSLPNPAVIQMDGSVTMVRIVLALRAGYTQRNPSIPITYGIPDGKPNGSNAGMQALMNGQIQLAATSRPLNATEVQAGIQAIPIAKDALAVAVSINNPYKGGLTLQQLADIFQGRITNWSQVGGPNRPIRVLNRARQSGTYTVFQDLVLLGLSFAPDGPNFTTASEDATTPLLRALGEDGITYSTVDQVENQQTVRIVPIDGQMPTREAIQRGSYPLSRSVFLAVPQQTSPAVANFINYAASDAGQQIISRTEFIPLR
- a CDS encoding ABC transporter permease, with the protein product MFSALSPPNPTMMFDRFTPILTRLHRWLGSLLGVAEDFPLHLPDWDLPKLAGTVGEKLRPPQTDTASVKSTPVISPTGLNLRKWFNLDIIAPVIVGILFLVGWEVAVRVTGMPHYLLPGPILVVQTLFQEWGTLFPSLLITLQITVVAFFCATISGLLISILFTQSKWIERSFFPYAVILQTMPIVSIAPLIIIWLRNNTFAAMVVCAWIVAFFPIISNTTLGLNSADHNLLNLFQLYKANRWQTLIYLRLPSAMPYFMGGLRISGGLSLIGAVVAEFVAGTGGQRAGIAYQILISSFNLQVPRMFAALIMVTSLGILIFVSMSALSDKMLGKWHESAMRREN
- a CDS encoding ABC transporter ATP-binding protein, giving the protein MSAPVITLSHVSKVYSNGTVALQDMNMTIQEGQFVSLVGPSGCGKSTVLRLIAGLGGMTTGSIEWGQSLTENPKLAFVFQEPALMPWATVMDNVRLPLKLAGEPKQKADQDVLESLQLVSLRGFERSFPRELSGGMRMRVSIARALVTKPQVLLMDEPFGALDEITRSKLNSDVLELWQAKRWTVIFVTHNIYEAVYLSNRVVVMAARPGRVVADIPIDAPYPRSEEFRTSPLYNDYCREVSARLQEAMHGTAQDHHLRPLSAGRSR
- a CDS encoding DUF2996 domain-containing protein, whose amino-acid sequence is MSGEPTPETSVPEEAAAQKPSRAKAAKPAAPESDGAEATPKAAGKKAAKAKEEKPFEQEITEDVIPAAVAAFQKRGVEDLQLRLEGKTLLGSFAGGKKQFSVLFAEGSLNGRKFFRCATEGSPASTIESFMIDERRVDVNLLVFYLVQRLYAQQWY
- a CDS encoding NAD(P)H-quinone oxidoreductase subunit M: MLKCTTRHVHIFAGEVTANNDFLPREDLFTLDVDPDNELVWNDAALQKVYAHFEELVAGYKGRDLTEYNMRRIGSDLEHFIRSLLKQGEIAYNLQGRTPNFSMGFPQIPAEEIVGQYIPKG
- a CDS encoding iron-containing alcohol dehydrogenase family protein produces the protein MLSTPSDFELDFDVAIPAPGRVYRGHHILEWVPLTVLGSHVLVIGGERSLAVVQPALEQNFARDPEIRTHWTTYGVDCSELELERLQALTTAEQITGILGVGGGKALDASKLVAHRLRLPIVTVPTSAATCAAWSALSNIYSNAGAFQQDVALDKAPDALILDYNLIRQAPPRTLVAGIGDALAKWYESSVSSGASEDALVIGAVQQARVLRDLLLQGSLAALQRPGGVAWKQVVDACICLAGIVGGMGGAKCRTVAAHAVHNGLTHLLGHRATLHGEKVAFGILAQLRLEEILQGSQLALAARTQLMEFYRQVGLPLNLRDLNLAHLGSAELLQAAQVACQAGSDIHHLPFPVSPEALLVALTTTDLTSSSPVVPKP
- a CDS encoding DUF2252 domain-containing protein; this encodes MQSPFTFLRGSAIVMTADLATTPYTGIPVQACGDCHLLNFGGFATPERNLVFDINDFDETLIAPWEWDLKRLATSIYVAGQALQLPDLACVVATRACARAYRLALAQYSQMRTLDVWYARLDADWLIEHAPDTDTRKHWIDMAKRAFQQNMSRKAQKITEKINGKWQFIEDYPLLFHPPNRSDYFSEVATLFEDYRDSLQWDRQFLLDRYQLVDVALKVVGVGSVGTHCGVALLLDANGDPLLLQYKQAQPSVLESHLEPSTHEHAGQRIVTGQRLIQAASDIFLGWTSNTDGQDFYFRQLKDWKTSVKLKGMSACSLEDYSEICGSALARTHSRTGDAAMISGYLGKTDTFDQLITDFAIAYAHQVELDFQRLIEAVKSGRITAKER
- a CDS encoding GAF domain-containing sensor histidine kinase — its product is MTALSYRSRDLETYLTEIVRGVSRFIQSDWTIVTISSEDKVEIIASTIEMDQNSGFLLHDTLIEDVIQSGKPVIIPDSRQLLYSNKVPSNYLAYLGVPLKIGDGDVIGTICSFLEKPRLFLASEINIIELFAQRTSIAIENHRLYQQQLRLNQCLSQEVLSYSAELKKSQENFLERERLAAIGEFTAMIVHEVRNPLTTIEMGLEYAERRLKSDADQERLTLAVEEAQRLNRLLQEILSYAKPQILNLVSLDAGEFLDDIISQVQELPEAKGRFVSYCRERQVFSVLADKDKLRQVFINILRNAFEAIPLQETVTCSIISDVNPGYITIQFHNKGEPIPTDILPKLTTPFCSTKPSGTGLGLAICKRIITAHKGELLIESSFSGTMVTVQLPSLKNNTIV